TACACAAAGTGCCGCTCCTGCCTTGGCTAACTTATCGTGCAGACTCTCACCTGTTTCTTCTGCTGTAATCGGCACCTCTGTCTTCAACAGCATATCACCAGTATCCAGTCCCTCATCCATCTGCATCGTTGTCACACCTGTTACAGCTTCTCCATCAATAATAGACCACTGAATCGGTGCTGCTCCACGATACTTTGGAAGCAGAGATGCATGTACATTCACACATCCATATGGCACCATCTCTAAAATCTCTTTCGGAATGATCTGCCCAAATGCAATCACTACCATAATATCTGCATTATACTGTCTTAATTTTTCCACACACTCAGCTTCACGTATTCTACGTGGCTGATATACTTCGATTCCATGTTTCAATGCAGCTTCTTTTACCGGTGTATACTGCATTTCTTTTCCTCTTCCTTTTGGCTTATCCGGCTGTGTCACAACAAGACATACTTCATGTCCTGCTTCTACCAGTGCTTCCAATGTTCCAACAGAAAAGTCCGGTGTTCCCATAAATATTATTCTCATGAGTCTATTCCTCCTCGTTCAAATAATCTTCCTCAGTATATTTATTGTCATGGATTCCATCTTCTGCCAGTTCCATATACATCTTTCCTTCCAGATGGTCAATCTCATGACAGAATGCTCTGGCAAGGAGTCCCTCTCCTTCCATCTCTACAGTATCCATGTGCTCATCTTGAAAACGAACCTTCACATGGTTTGGCCTTGTCACAATACCATATTTTCCCGGAAGGCTTAAGCATCCCTCTTCTCCGGTCTGCTCCCCTGATGTCTCAAGAATTTCAGGATTAATCATAATGATTGGTCCTTCTCCGATATCAATTACTACGATTCTTTTCAAAATTCCAACCTGTGGTGCAGCAAGTCCAACTCCCATCTCTTCGTACATTGTATCTAACATATCAAATATTAATGTCTCTGTACGCGGAGTTATCATTTTTACCTCTTTACATTTCTTTGTTAAAATATCGTCTCCAACTACACGAATTTCTCTGATTGCCATAATATCCTCCTATTAATTCTTTTATTTATGTACGCTCTAAATATTTCTTATGAAATATGCATCGGATTGAAATCAAACTGGATTCGCATCGGATTGAATCCAGGATTCACTTCAATATATTGTTCCAATTTATTTTTCATCTTTATCAATGTATCATATTTTTCCGTTTTGAGATAGAGCACTTTACGATATACATCATTGATTTTTCCAATTCCCGGACTGGCCGGTCCTATAATCGCTACTTCTTCTGCACCTCTTATCCGAACTGCAAATTCTTTCAGATATTTACAGCCGGTTTCCAAAAGTGCTTCTTTTTCACAGCTTACGAGAATTGCGAGTAAGTTATCCACAGGCGGATACCCCATAAGTTCACGATAGTGGATTTCTTCCTCGTAAAATGCCTCATAATCCTGTGCTGCCGCTGTAACAATTGCGTAATGCTTTGGACTGTATGTCTGAATAAGAGCTTCTCCTTTTTTTGCTCCACGTCCGGCTCGTCCCGCTGCCTGAGTCAGAAGCTGAAATGTCCGCTCTCCTGCACGATAATCATTTGAATACAATGACATATCTGCTGCCAGGATTCCAACCAGCGTTACATTTGGAAAATCATGCCCTTTTACAATCATTTGCGTTCCAACTAAAATATCTGCCTCTTCATTTGCAAATGCCGCCAGAATTTTCTCATGTCCGTCCTTTGACCGGGTCGTATCCAGATCCATACGCAGCACCCTGGCCTCTGGGAAATGTTTCTTCACCACTTCTTCTATCTGCTGTGTTCCGGCTTTAAATTCTCCAATGTGTCTGGAACCACATTCCGGACATATCTGTACTCTTTCTTGTTCATACCCACAATAATGACAAACCATTTTCCCATTGCGGTGATACGATAATGATACATCACAATGTGGACATTTTACAACAAATCCACATTCCCTGCAGGAAATAAATCCGGCATAACCACGTCGATTCAAAAAGAGCATAATCTGTTCTTTTTTTTGCAGCCTGTCTGCAATCATCTGCTGTAATTTTCTGCTCAAGATTGAACGATTGCCTTCCCGCAATTCCTCTCTCAAATCTACTACATGAACTTTAGCCATCTCCTGATTGCCGGAACGATTATGAAGCTCCAATAATTTATATTCTCCATGCTTTGCACGGTACATTGCCTCCACAGACGGAGTTGCAGATCCTAATATGACACTTGCCTGTTCCAGTTTTGCTCTGGCGATTGCAGTCTCCCTTGTATGATATCGTGGAATCTGTTCACTTTTGTATGTATTCTCATGTTCTTCATCAATTACTATCAATCCAAGATTAGGAAATGGCGTAAACAATGCGGAACGCGGACCTATCATCACATCAATCTCTCCTGCCTTCGCCCGCATCATTTGGTCATATCGCTCACCTGCGGACAATCTTGAATTCATGATAGATACCCTGTCACCAAATCTTCGATAGAACCTCATCACAGTCTGAAATGTCAATGCAATTTCAGGGATCAGAACAATTGCCTGCCGCCCTTTGGCTGCCACTCTTGCAATCATTTCCATATACACCTCTGTCTTACCGCTTCCGGTAACACCATGAATCAGATATGTTCCATATTGTTGTCTCTGATAGTCTCCCCAAAAACACTCTATCGCATTCTTCTGCTCAACTGTATAGCAAATGTCCTTCTCTTGTTGTTTTCGATTCTGTATCGGATTTCGGTATACCTGTTCTGACTCTATTGAAAGCACACCTTGTTCTTCCAAAGCTCGAACAACATTCAGTGTAATATTTAACTTTTTATTAATAAGCTCATAATCTAAAACTGGTTCATCGAGAAGTGCTGCAAGAAGTCTCGCTCTCGCTTTCTGATTCTTATGTAAATAAAAATCCAGCTTTGTTTTCCCTTCTTCTTCATTTAATAAAAGACGAACCTTTTTCTTAACCTTTGCCTGCTCTTTCTGTTTTATCGGAAGTACGGTTTTGAGTGCCTGAATCATAGTTCCACCGTAATTCTCCTTCATCCAGGCTGCCAATGCGACCAGCTTTCCTTCAATTGCCATGCCTTTTCTTGAAATCTCGGCAATTTCCTTAACCTTTGACAAATCATAATCGCAGTTTTCCGTAAAATCCACCACATAACCTTTTGTCATACGATTTCCTTTTCCAAATGGCACCAAAACTTCCATACCGATAGAAAGTTCCCCTTCCATATGGGAGGGGACTCTATATTGAAAAATCTTATCTAACTTTTCGTGTGTGATATCTACAATAATATTTGCAAACACAAGTTTCTCCTATTTTGCTTTCAATTCTTCTAAGACTTCCTGGATCAGCACCCGCTCATCCATCGGATGTTTTACACCTTTGATGTCCTGATAATCTTCATGCCCTTTACCGGCAAGAACAATGACATCTCCAGTCTGTCCATGTTCAATCGCATACTTGATAGCTTCTTTTCTGTCACAGATTTCTACATATTTTCCATCTGTTTTCTGAATTCCTGTCTTAATATCATCAATAATCGCCTGTGGTTCTTCAAATCTTGGATTATCCGATGTAATGATAGTCAAATCTGCCAGACGACCTGAGACTTCTCCCATCTCATAACGTCTGTCTTTGGAACGGTTTCCTCCACAGCCAAATAAACATACCAGACGCTTTGGATTGTATTCTTTCAATGTAGTCAAAAGACTTTCCAGACTCATTGCATTGTGTGCATAATCAATCATGAGTGTAAAGTCATCTGATACTTTTATCATCTCGATTCTTCCCTTTACCTTCGCAACCTTAAGTGCCTTTTTAA
This Ruminococcus hominis DNA region includes the following protein-coding sequences:
- the fmt gene encoding methionyl-tRNA formyltransferase gives rise to the protein MRIIFMGTPDFSVGTLEALVEAGHEVCLVVTQPDKPKGRGKEMQYTPVKEAALKHGIEVYQPRRIREAECVEKLRQYNADIMVVIAFGQIIPKEILEMVPYGCVNVHASLLPKYRGAAPIQWSIIDGEAVTGVTTMQMDEGLDTGDMLLKTEVPITAEETGESLHDKLAKAGAALCVETLAKLQEGSIVPEKQGESPTAYAKMLDKKLGNIDWTKSAVEIERLVRGLNSWPSAYTYWNKKVVKIWKASVTDENSNEQAGTVVKVEKDGFYVQTGNGLLKVLELQIPGKKRMDAGAFLRGYTIEPGEVFHQE
- the def gene encoding peptide deformylase produces the protein MAIREIRVVGDDILTKKCKEVKMITPRTETLIFDMLDTMYEEMGVGLAAPQVGILKRIVVIDIGEGPIIMINPEILETSGEQTGEEGCLSLPGKYGIVTRPNHVKVRFQDEHMDTVEMEGEGLLARAFCHEIDHLEGKMYMELAEDGIHDNKYTEEDYLNEEE
- the priA gene encoding replication restart helicase PriA, whose protein sequence is MFANIIVDITHEKLDKIFQYRVPSHMEGELSIGMEVLVPFGKGNRMTKGYVVDFTENCDYDLSKVKEIAEISRKGMAIEGKLVALAAWMKENYGGTMIQALKTVLPIKQKEQAKVKKKVRLLLNEEEGKTKLDFYLHKNQKARARLLAALLDEPVLDYELINKKLNITLNVVRALEEQGVLSIESEQVYRNPIQNRKQQEKDICYTVEQKNAIECFWGDYQRQQYGTYLIHGVTGSGKTEVYMEMIARVAAKGRQAIVLIPEIALTFQTVMRFYRRFGDRVSIMNSRLSAGERYDQMMRAKAGEIDVMIGPRSALFTPFPNLGLIVIDEEHENTYKSEQIPRYHTRETAIARAKLEQASVILGSATPSVEAMYRAKHGEYKLLELHNRSGNQEMAKVHVVDLREELREGNRSILSRKLQQMIADRLQKKEQIMLFLNRRGYAGFISCRECGFVVKCPHCDVSLSYHRNGKMVCHYCGYEQERVQICPECGSRHIGEFKAGTQQIEEVVKKHFPEARVLRMDLDTTRSKDGHEKILAAFANEEADILVGTQMIVKGHDFPNVTLVGILAADMSLYSNDYRAGERTFQLLTQAAGRAGRGAKKGEALIQTYSPKHYAIVTAAAQDYEAFYEEEIHYRELMGYPPVDNLLAILVSCEKEALLETGCKYLKEFAVRIRGAEEVAIIGPASPGIGKINDVYRKVLYLKTEKYDTLIKMKNKLEQYIEVNPGFNPMRIQFDFNPMHIS